TGCACGTGCGGTTGAGCCGCCCGAGCCACCTCCTCGTGTGCTGTCGGCTGTATAAGCGATAGCCTGAATTCGTCTCCACGCTTTGATTCCGGGGTGCTGCTGCGCACTGTGAATCAATCGGGCGGAAGGACGTGCGGCTTGTGCTGGTGCGCTTACGGCGGGACGCGGCTCGCTCTCCACAAGGCTGGTTACGGGCCTGCTGTGAGCGTGCTACCACCGGCCGCACAGACCTCCCGGATTCAGACGTTTTTAAAGCTTCTCATTCACTTCTGCGCGGAAGGTACGCGCGGTGAATTGAATAGAACCACACTATTTAATCTTTATCTTGCGAGGAAACTCCATGTTATTCCCTGAATTTGACCGGCGGCGTGCGCGCAGCGGGTTTACGTTAATTGAACTTTTAGTCGTCATCGCCATCATTGCGATTTTGATTGCCCTGTTGTTGCCCGCGGTTCAGCAGGCGCGGGAAGCAGCCCGGCGGGCACAGTGTAAAAATAATCTGAAACAGATTGGTCTGGCGATTCATAATTATGAAAGTGCATATCGTGTCTTTCCCGGTTTGTCTTCCGAGAGTGCCTATGGCTACTCGGTGCAGGCGCGGATTCTCCCGTTTGTGGATCAAGGCAACCTGCAAAATCTGATCGACTTTGATATCCCCCTAATGGTCGGTTCGGGAGGCAGTCAGTCGATGAATCCGGTTCATAATACGGTTGCAGGGCAGGTATTGCCGTTGTTTCTGTGTCCGAGTGAACCGGAGTCTCCCATTTTTCAAAATGCGAATACGGGGAGCGGCGTCTTTGCCGGCACAAATTATGTCGTCTGCACGGGAGACGGGACCGGGACGAATTATGACACACGCGCGCGGACGAACGGAATGTTCTTCTGGGGATCGGCCAGCCGCTTTCGGGATCTGACGGATGGTTCTTCGAATACATTGATTCTGTCAGAGTCGTTAATGGGGAACAAACTGGACGGCAGCGGTCTGGTGACTGATCCACAGCGGCAGATGGCCCGTTATCGGGGCGGCGGAATGGGGGCTGCCGGTGAAGGTTTCACAAGTGCGCCGGGACACAATCCGGATATCGCAGCCGCGGCGAATGCGGCGGGCAATTATGACGGGCGTGGACGGAGTTCCTGGATCTGGGGCCGCGAGCACCTGACCTCGTTCAACACCTATATGACGCCGAACTCGGATGTGCCCGATGTGCATCGCAACGGGTTCGGCTGGTTTGCGCCACGGAGTATGCATATCGGCGGTGTGCATGTGGGTCTGGGAGATGCCTCGGTGCGGTTTGTGAGTGACAGCATCGATCTTACTCTCTGGCGGGCTCTCGGAACTAAAGGGGGCGGTGAAGTCATCGGCGAGTTTTAGCAACCGGCGTTGACCCTTCTGTTTCATTCAAAATAATAAAAATCGATTTCTAACGTT
This genomic interval from Gimesia alba contains the following:
- a CDS encoding DUF1559 domain-containing protein; translation: MLFPEFDRRRARSGFTLIELLVVIAIIAILIALLLPAVQQAREAARRAQCKNNLKQIGLAIHNYESAYRVFPGLSSESAYGYSVQARILPFVDQGNLQNLIDFDIPLMVGSGGSQSMNPVHNTVAGQVLPLFLCPSEPESPIFQNANTGSGVFAGTNYVVCTGDGTGTNYDTRARTNGMFFWGSASRFRDLTDGSSNTLILSESLMGNKLDGSGLVTDPQRQMARYRGGGMGAAGEGFTSAPGHNPDIAAAANAAGNYDGRGRSSWIWGREHLTSFNTYMTPNSDVPDVHRNGFGWFAPRSMHIGGVHVGLGDASVRFVSDSIDLTLWRALGTKGGGEVIGEF